The segment ATCTTCTGTTTGTCTGCCCTCAACATCGGGAAGAGTTGTGATCGTTCCCGACATATAATAGCTAAAACCGATATAGTCAACAGTTCCTTGACGTAAAATTTGTCGTTCTTTCTCGCTAATATCGATTGTGAGCCCTTTTTGTTCCCAATACTTTTCTGTGTAGGTAGGGATTTCTCCGCGTACATGGACATCACTGTAGAAGAAACGACGTTCATTTGCTTTGACTGAAGCAATCATATCTTCTGGCGCACAGGAGTAGGGATAGATTGGAACGTAAGCCATCATACAACCAATCTGAAAATTGGGATTGATCTTTTTCCCTTCATTGACAGCCCAAGCACTGGCAATCAGTTCGTTGACCCCTGCTTGAAATACTAAGGCCTCTTTATCTTGGTCATCTTCAATGATCATGGCTGAATTGGTCCAAACATGAACGGGCTCTTGTCCGTCCGCCTGATTATTGATTTCATTGAAGGTCATCCAGTAAGTTACTTTGTCTTTGTAACGGTCAAATACGCACTGAGCAAATTTAACAAATAAAGGAATGACCGCTTTATTGGCAAAGCCACCAAAATCTTCATAAATGGCATAAGGAATCTCAAAATGAGACAACGTAACTACCGGTTCGATCCCGTTTTTTAAGCATTCATCAAAAAGATCATCGTAAAATTTTAATCCTTGTTCATTCGGTGTTTCTTCTTGACCAGTAGGAAAGATCCGACTCCATGAAATGGAAGTGCGTAGACATTTTAAGCCTAGTTCTTTAAATAATTGGATGTCTTCTTTGTAACGATGGTAAAAATCAATGGCCTCGTGATTTGGGTAATATTCCCCTTCGATGATGCCTTTAGTGATCTTCCGCGGAATCCCATTTCCGCCAGCAGTCATAACATCAGCGATACTTGGACCTCGTCCATCAATATTCCAAGCACCTTCTGCTTGATGAGCAGCAATTGCGCCTCCCCATAAAAAATCTTTGGGTAACTCTCTATTCATACAAATTCCTCCTAAGTTTCAGTGATTCTCAAGTTATATCTCTGTGCGTTGTGCGCGGTTGGAAGCCATGACAAAAGGTAGGTAAATCAAAACGGAAATCGCTAAACAAAGTACGCCTATTACAATTCCCATGATATTCCCACCAGTTCCTAAAAACAAATTGATGATCCCTGGGGTGGTCCAAGGTAAACCAATCGCTGGTGATGGCATGATTGGCCAGACGACTGTGACGAAGTAACCGACCAGAATATTGACCATCGATGTTAAAACAAAAGGAATGATCATAATTGGATTTAAGACGATCGGTAGTCCAAAAATCATCGGTTCATTGATTTGAAAAATACCTGGTACAAAAGATAGTTTGGCGATTTCGCGATATTCAGGTCGTCGTGAAGCAATAAAAATCGCAATGATCAAGCCTAAGGTCATACCCGTTCCACCCATGTTTGCAAACATATCGTTCAAGATGCCCCAAGTTTCCTTGTAAGGGACATCCCACAGCGAACCACCATCATTGATGAATTGGAGATTGGCTAAGTCTTGCTCGGTAAAAATCGCTGAACGAACAGCATTCAATGTGTTTGGACCATGAATACCAATAGAAAATAGCAGTGTCTGAATAAAAGCTAAGAGTAGGACACCAAACACATTCCCACCTAAGTCACGTAAAGGTGCTTGGATACCGGCATAAATCAACTCGTTGATTCCTTCAGGCGCGATCATCAAGACGAAGAAGTTGATCAAAGCTGACATAGAAACAACGATAATGATTGGGATCATTCCAGAAAAAGAGCGAGAAACAGCTGGTGGAACGAGTTCAGGCATCTTGATTTGTAATTTCTTAACTTTGAATAATTTCGGTAAGAATTCGCCAACCAAGCAAGCGACAATCATCGCAACGAATAAACCTTGAGCACCCAAATATTGCGTCGAGATGACATTCATTTCATCGACTGCAAAAGAAGTAGGGTAAAAAATCATAAAGCAAGCGACACTAGTTAGCCCAACTAAGGTTGCATCAGCTTCGAAATGTTTTGCCAACAGCTGAGCGACTAAAAAAGCAATAAACAAACTCATGATATTGATTGTGCCATTTGCTACAGAAGCAAGGACTTGTTGTGCACTTTCTAAATTTGGAAAAATACGTGAAAGTTGAAATAATTGCACGATAAAACTGTCTTTTGAAAATAAAATATTATTGACTAGGATGACTAATGAAGAAGAAATCGTCAATGGAAAAATAAGCATGAATGCATCTCGAACGGCTGCAATATGTCGTTGGTTGTTTAACCGTGTTGCAATAGGAACAAGACTTCGATCTAATAAATCATTGAATTTTTGCATAAGAATAACACCTTTCGCTATATGATGGATTCATTATAGCGAAAGGTGTGAAAGAAAAGTAAGCGCATTCTTATTTAGGATAAAAATTTGGAACAATGAAAATTATTTCGTGGTAGGAACATAGTGTTCCAAATTGAGTGGTGAATCATTCATCCTCTAAATAACCGATCAGTGTTTCAAGGATCGCCATGGAAGGTAGCTGACTAGTCAAATCAAGAAAGATGTCTTTCCGTTCTTCTTTAATGGCATAGTCAATTGAGTAATCACACAATTGGGCCAATGAACTTTCTTTATGAGCGGTAATACAATACTTATGCACGCTATCCGCATGAGCTAAACCTGAAATTACTTCGATCAGTTCTTTTGTTTCACCTGAAACACTCAAAAAGACTAACGCATTTTTTTGATCTGGACGCAAAAAGCTACGAATCGGATAAGTCAGTTCATCTAAGCTAATACAAAAGTAACCGATATTCGCTAATTTTCGTGCCACATATTGCGCTAATGCTCCCGAAGCCCCCATGCCCATAAATAGGATAAAATCAGCTTGACGCAATGTTTTTGCCATTTTTTTGATTTGATATTCAATATCGGGATGAAAAATCGTCATGTTCAACTGATTGATTCGTTCTTCTAACATTAATTGCTTGTCATCTGTTTCATAATGGGCTTTTTCCAAATGATTTTTAATATAAAAACGAAATTCCGGAAATGAATCAAAGCCGACTTTTTGGATAAAACGAAAGACAGAGGTTGACGAAACATGCGCATCCGTCGCAATATCTCGTACCCGCATATAAGGTATTTTCTCAAGGTTATTAACGATAAAGCGGTAAATCTCTTGTTCAACGGCAGACAATTTATTTAAGTTAAGACTTTCAAAGATAGCCATGTGTTTACCTCAAGATTCTTTTTCTTTAGAGTATAGCACGATGGAAAGGGTTTTTCTAAAAAAATTGGAAATGGCATCGTGAGAAGACTACATATTGAACCGCTTCTCTAGTTTTTGTTTGTGGTGATGAATGATTTCTTCGAAGGATAGGTCATATTTATCAGCAAGAATCAGAACATTATCTAAGACATCACCCAATTCCTCCATCAGATTTTCCTTGTAAAAATCAATTGTTTGTATAGATTCATCCGGACGATCACGACCGATTTCGAGACTTCGAACCGCTCTTGAAACTTCGCCAACTTCTTCAGTTAAAAAGCCGATACGGATAAATGGATCGTAGTCGTACCACTTTCTTTTTTTATAAAAATCAACCACCCAGTCGTTGTATTCTTTTATGTTCATGTTGAGGTTAACCACCTTTCAATTATATAATAGCATAAGCTGAAAAAAATTTGGAAGGGGTTTCGGAAATAAAGATTGCAGTCTATTGCGGAGCAAGTAAAGGGAATTCTCCAGAATTTGAACGAGTAACGAGAAGCTTAGGTGAGTGGATCGGGAAGAATGAGTATCAGTTGGTTTATGGTGGTGGAAACGCTGGTTTGAAGGGGATTATTGCTGATTCAGTACTAGGATCTGGAGGGAAAGTGACAGGTATCATGCCTGACTTTTTGGCAAAACGAGAACTAGCAAAAAAGATGGCACCTCTTTGATGATCGTGTCGTAGATGCACGAACGGAAACAAAAAATGATTGAATTATCAGATGTCTATATTGCGTTACCAGGTGGCCCAGGAACCATCGAAGAAATTACTGAAGTAATCTCTTGGGGGAGGATCGGGCAACATGTCAATCCGTGTGTGTTAATGAATTACAAAGAATTTTTCGATCCTTTTAAGCAGCAGTATCAAGCCATGGTCAATCAAGGCTTTTTAACAAGAGAAGAGTTCGATAAAATTTTGTTTGCGGATGCGTTGACAGAAATTCAACCTTTTGTAGATCAGTATATCCCGCCTAAAATCAGGGAGTATAAATAAAATCAATTACATGAATGCTCCTCTTTCACAACGACTAAAATAGTTGGCTGCGCCATCCAGGAATATTTCTCCCGTTTAGAAAAAATTACTTTGATGTCCCATTATTTTATAGGTATGCTTCTTTTACGATCGTTTTATATTTACCAGAGAAAAATTGACAATTACTGGTATGTCCTATAGAATGAAACTACAAATTTAACAGAAAAAGGTGATGAATCCGGCATATCAGATGTTATATAATCAGTAACATGGGTATGACTGGAAGCGAGTAAATAAAATCAATTCAATAGGTAAAAAATTTAGCTGAGACACAGCTTTATTTAGCGTACCTATGTATTTGATTTTATTTTACTCGCATCTTCGCCTTATGCAGGGAAGCCGTAGAGTAAAATCTACGGCTTTTTTCTTTTGTTCAAATTTATAAAAAAATGAGGAGATGGAAAACAATGATTGAAACACTTTTAAACAAACCAACACTTTATCAACAAACGAAAGGCGCATTTTGGGATGATCGTCACATCTCAAAACAAATGTTACAAGCACATCTTGACCCTGAATTTGAAGGCGCAAGTCGAAAAGCTGGGTTTATTGA is part of the Enterococcus mundtii genome and harbors:
- a CDS encoding PTS sugar transporter subunit IIC, yielding MQKFNDLLDRSLVPIATRLNNQRHIAAVRDAFMLIFPLTISSSLVILVNNILFSKDSFIVQLFQLSRIFPNLESAQQVLASVANGTINIMSLFIAFLVAQLLAKHFEADATLVGLTSVACFMIFYPTSFAVDEMNVISTQYLGAQGLFVAMIVACLVGEFLPKLFKVKKLQIKMPELVPPAVSRSFSGMIPIIIVVSMSALINFFVLMIAPEGINELIYAGIQAPLRDLGGNVFGVLLLAFIQTLLFSIGIHGPNTLNAVRSAIFTEQDLANLQFINDGGSLWDVPYKETWGILNDMFANMGGTGMTLGLIIAIFIASRRPEYREIAKLSFVPGIFQINEPMIFGLPIVLNPIMIIPFVLTSMVNILVGYFVTVVWPIMPSPAIGLPWTTPGIINLFLGTGGNIMGIVIGVLCLAISVLIYLPFVMASNRAQRTEI
- a CDS encoding MazG nucleotide pyrophosphohydrolase domain-containing protein, which encodes MNIKEYNDWVVDFYKKRKWYDYDPFIRIGFLTEEVGEVSRAVRSLEIGRDRPDESIQTIDFYKENLMEELGDVLDNVLILADKYDLSFEEIIHHHKQKLEKRFNM
- a CDS encoding 6-phospho-beta-glucosidase, whose amino-acid sequence is MNRELPKDFLWGGAIAAHQAEGAWNIDGRGPSIADVMTAGGNGIPRKITKGIIEGEYYPNHEAIDFYHRYKEDIQLFKELGLKCLRTSISWSRIFPTGQEETPNEQGLKFYDDLFDECLKNGIEPVVTLSHFEIPYAIYEDFGGFANKAVIPLFVKFAQCVFDRYKDKVTYWMTFNEINNQADGQEPVHVWTNSAMIIEDDQDKEALVFQAGVNELIASAWAVNEGKKINPNFQIGCMMAYVPIYPYSCAPEDMIASVKANERRFFYSDVHVRGEIPTYTEKYWEQKGLTIDISEKERQILRQGTVDYIGFSYYMSGTITTLPDVEGRQTEDIPSAKLVKNPYITASDWGWPIDPVGLRYVLNTVYQRYDLPLFIVENGFGAYDQLTDSNEIHDDYRINYLREHIEQMKKAVVEDGVPLIGYTPWGIIDIVSFGSGEMEKRYGMIYVDKDNTGKGTLQRLKKDSFAWYQQVIETNGEQL
- a CDS encoding MurR/RpiR family transcriptional regulator; amino-acid sequence: MAIFESLNLNKLSAVEQEIYRFIVNNLEKIPYMRVRDIATDAHVSSTSVFRFIQKVGFDSFPEFRFYIKNHLEKAHYETDDKQLMLEERINQLNMTIFHPDIEYQIKKMAKTLRQADFILFMGMGASGALAQYVARKLANIGYFCISLDELTYPIRSFLRPDQKNALVFLSVSGETKELIEVISGLAHADSVHKYCITAHKESSLAQLCDYSIDYAIKEERKDIFLDLTSQLPSMAILETLIGYLEDE